The genomic segment CGGGGAGGAGGACCTGAGAGGTGACCACCAGCTCGGTCCGTGAAACATGCGGGAGTGACAGGCGGAATTTCCCGCCCTGCCGGAATGCGATGATGCGTGGCCCGGCGTCCCACAATTCCCGGCACGCGGGATCGAGCAGTGCACCGGTCAGTAAACCCTTGAGCGTCGGATCGTCCGGGCGCCGGACGAGAGTGAACCGCAACTGGGCCAGATACAGGGAGGCCTGTTGCCTCCAGTCAATGATCTGTTCGCGTGAGTCCGGGTTTTCCAGCACCCAGCGCATGAGATTGGCCCTCGGCTCGCGGACCCAGGGAAACCACCTGGCCATGAGCGCGTTGTAGGCCAGAATGTTCCACGCGTGGTCGATGAGGTAGACAGGAAAGGCCGTCTGTGCGTCCACGAACTCTTTGAGCCGGGCGATCCTGCCGTCCTCGCCCTTCGGCTGTTCTTCGTCCGACACCTCGGTCAACCGGTACCAGTACAGAGCCGTACGTTCATCCGGCCCGAGGTCCAGGGCGTCGGCAAGACCCGTGAGTGTATCCAGGGTGAGCGGGACCTGGGCCCCGCTCTCCAGCGCGCGGTACCAGCGTTCGCTGACGCCCATTCGATGCGCGACTTCCTTTTGCGGCAACGGCTTTTTGCGTCCGAGTTTGGCGCCCGCCTCGGTGCGCCATGCCCGCAAAAGGGCGGGTAGGTCAGCGAATTCGAGCTGGAAATCTGCAAAATCAACTATGTCCGGTTCATTGGAATCGGCCATGACTGCCCCCGTTCGTGCCATTTACCTCGTAGTTCAAATCTAGTTGGAGGCGTCGTCGGCTCCAAAGGGGTGAGTACGCCTGAAGTTTCACCCGTTGACCTGGCATCCAACCATCCGGAAGGGAAAGCGTTTGCCATGGGGTGTAAAGAAAGTACATACACGGAGATGCCGCAGAGCCGGCGGCGCGGCAGGGCGGCCGTGGGTGGACGAGCTCAACTCCGCTCCTCCGCCCGGCGCGTAGTGGTCACCGGACTCGGCGCGGTAACCCCGCTGGGGCTGGGTGGCGACGCTCTTTGGACGGGTTTACTCGTCGGCCGCAGCGGCATCAGGTCGTTGGACGTCCCGGAGTTCGCCGATCATCCGGTCCGCATCGCGGGGACGGTTCCCATCGATCCCACCGAGGTGCTGCCCAAAACGCAGGCCCGGCGCATGAACCGGGCCGCCCAGTTCGCGGTGCTCGCGGCTCGCGAAGCCTGGCAGGACGCCGGGTTCGCCGCGGGCGGCACCCGGGACAGCTGCCTCGACCCGGAGCGGGTCGGTATCAGTTTGGGCACCATCATCGGCGGTGCCTCCGTCCTCGTCGCCGGCGACCGGCGGCTGCGGGACCGGGGCGTGCGGGGGGTCGCGCCGCTCACCGCCCCCATGACGGTCCCCTCCCAGGCGGCTTCCCAGGTCTC from the Streptomyces sp. NBC_00310 genome contains:
- a CDS encoding helix-turn-helix domain-containing protein; translated protein: MADSNEPDIVDFADFQLEFADLPALLRAWRTEAGAKLGRKKPLPQKEVAHRMGVSERWYRALESGAQVPLTLDTLTGLADALDLGPDERTALYWYRLTEVSDEEQPKGEDGRIARLKEFVDAQTAFPVYLIDHAWNILAYNALMARWFPWVREPRANLMRWVLENPDSREQIIDWRQQASLYLAQLRFTLVRRPDDPTLKGLLTGALLDPACRELWDAGPRIIAFRQGGKFRLSLPHVSRTELVVTSQVLLPAYYPGARFVALIPV